The DNA segment TACTTACTTTGCTTTCTTTGTCACTAGATCCTTCTGGCTGGTGGACAGGAAGACTACGAGGGAAACAAGGTCTGTTTCCAAACAATTATGTCACCAAGATTTAAAAGACtgtcaggcaaaaaaaaaatctgcatgaagTTACCAGTGGTTCAAGATGTTTTCCTTTGCCATCGGGACACTGTTCGAGATCTGCTATTCTCAGCAGTATTTTCACCAGTAAAGTTGTATATGAGCAGGAAGAAAAGTACCCACTGTACAGACTTTGATCTTTTGTCTCAGAAGCACACAGCAATGGACATACTAccaattatttattatatttaaaacCTGGTTTTAACACCTAGTAAGAAAGGAATATTCAAAGCTACTATCTTCCTGAAACAGAAAGGTGCTTTGCAGTCTGGGACGAGGGACTTTGAAAGGGGTGTATTATTTAGTAAGTGCCTTCAGCTGAATATCAGTAACCTTTTTAATTATGTACTGAAGATAATGTTAAATGCACATTTCCTCCAATGAAGATGATTCTGGGGAACACGTTAAGTATGCTGCTACATGTCAAAAATATTTAGGTGCATTTGGGATATTACCATCTGAAACCCTACTGTAAAGGTATATTTAAGTAATTGTGTCCAGAGTTGTAATGGAACTGGTTTATGTTTGCTGAAGTGTTCAGGGGCTCCAACAGACACTGTAAGAAGTTAAAACAGAAAATCACGTAGTGCTGTATGCTAAACAATGTTGCCTTCTTCAAGATTTATATAATATGGCTGGCCCATGTTGGATTTATGTTTGATGCTCTACCTGTTATAGGAAGTGTCTTTATGCAGAGCTGTACATTTATAGAAACAGATCATATACTGTATATAAAAACTGAACATGATAGAAACATGTATGAATGTATAATGTAGTATTCCACTGTTCTTATTCATGAAGTAGTTCTACGAGAATTTTTATGCCCGGTACTTACAGATATGCACTACTCCTTTTAAATGGCAAAAGTGTTACTGCTTAAGTAAGTCTGACTGCCTCCCACACCAGAGGGGCTGTTGCTTGCCATACAGTTTATCAGCACTCATGCTTTGCCTTCTGCACCTccataaaataaaacacaagaagCAGTTAGCTGAACAGGTCTGTTCTCTGCACAGCTTGTTTTCAGTTATGTATACTAACAGATCCTTTCACAACAATGTCTGTTGGATTTTACTGCGCTcatatcaaaagaaaaagaatcacttTGCTGCAAACCAAACCATTTTCACTGTGCCCAGCTGAAGTGCTGTGTATTACATCTTTTCTTGCCaagagcagttaaaaaaaaaaacaaacaaccacaaaaaaacccccctgTATACGTTGATATTAAGAAGTTGCATAAGCTTAAAGATCCATCTGAAAGTCCTGAATCCGCTCCTGAGACTAACTTAGGCACACTTAAACTCCAGATGACTGACTGTAGCAGCTGTTTCAGAAAGCTAGAAACTAGGGCCTCAATCTGAGGGGAGGAGGGGGATGATACTCACAAAAGGGATAGAGCATGTTTCTCAAAAGACCATTTACAGTAAGTGCTAGGCTTACTTATCCTATGGGAGAGAAGAGTCTCCTGCTTGAGAAGATAAAAACCAGGAGCTTCAACATCCCTCCCACAGAGGGAGCACTGAGGTCTAGGCCAATTTTGTATTATTGGATTCTTGTCTCCTACATCTGGGTCAGCACACCCATgaactggagacagagagaaggagGGTAATGAGTTCAGTATAACAGAGAAAAACCTAAGGGTCTGTAACTTAACATTACTTACACAGGACTAAGTTAACAAATAGCCTTAAATTAAGTATTGAGGCAGTAAAGTCACATTACTTACATGCTTGCATTCCTTGACCATACGCCTAACAATGTTTATTAGAAACAAAGCaaatcaaaatgtttttttttatgtGATAAGGAAGAATCTGCGTATGGTGGCTTTGACTGTATTCTCTCAGGTAGAGAGATTTATTTTCGGGGGGGTGTGTGAGTGAACAGGCAATGAGAAGCTATGGGTTATTTTGTCTAAGAAGTGGAACAGGTTTTAAGAGCTGAGGTGGTTTGAAAGATCTCATCCCTGTAGTTCCACACCTACATCCCCTGCATACAATGGTTAGCATCACAGATTTACAGTTTTCTTACCTTAGCTCCCTTTGTTTAGGTACACAAAGACAGAACACATTGTCCTGTGTTCACCTAAATGCAAAGATGTACCAGGCTAATATCTACCACAGCCAGCCCACTCACCCCAAACTTAAggcaaactacaaaaaaaaaaaggaaattcctgTATACTTCTTTGGGACAAGGCACTGAAATAAGGTACAGCAATAAAACACAAACTGTATACCTGCGCTTTCTGAAGTTACTAAAATAAGCCAGTATAAAGCCTGGAGATTTTCATCAGAAACAACTACTGAGAATAATCGTCCACATCTCACTGCAAGTTGCGTCAATCACCTATTTAGTCAAATGTCCAGCTCTGACATTAGACTGCAGACATGTCTAAGCAGTTGTCTTTACGATTCACAGTCACAGTactactatttttttattttatttttctttttactttttttttctttttttttcttatttttccttaaaaaaaaaaaaaaggagctttatTTTTAGGTAGAGACTTGAATTACAAAGCAAGTTTAAAATTTCACCTTCTGCATCTGAAGAGTCTGTGGTAAGGCTGGAATGCTATGTACAAAGAGCAGTAGTTTTGCCCCAACAAGCAAATGAAGTGCATATACCATTAGGACTTGGCTGCCCAAGGTTATGATAAGAGTGATGAAGCCAGGTCTTTGATTATCCCGCCGCGCAGTTGAGGGATTGTGCTGATCCTCAGTAGTTTGCTACTTGCATACTTGTTCTTTATAGCCTGTAGAGGAACAGTGTTACAGAAGATTACACAGAGTATTTTTAAGTTCAGGCAGATAATTTGGGGTCAATTAGTCTGACTGCTTGGAAAACAAGTGAGGTTAGAAGTGAACCAGCTTGCAAAGTGGCACGAGCACAGTctgtctaaaatattttttagtaCTAATGCAGCACAGGCTTGTCAGAACAGCATATGCTTTAACAGAGCATACAGAACATTTACCTAAGGAGCCACAATATGCAGGAACAGTATTTCTGAAACATCAAAAAGAATATTTAGGTAGTTATACTTACTGTGTATTTTGTTAGTTTCTCATTTACTTTGACCACATTCTTGGCCATATGTTTCATAGTCATCACAAGACTGTCTTCTGTATACCCAGTGTAGTACTGCTGCTTTGTACCCTGCAGCATAATAGTAAGGCATGTGAGATTTATGGAGTGCAGAACACTGTTCAAAGCACAATCACTTCAAGCAGCACATGCCCTAAACTTCAGGCACTAGCCCTGAGTGCTAGAACTGTAATACTGTCAGTTTAGGTGACAGATCCAGAATAACTTCTGGTGTGTAGTACTAGTCCAGACAAATCAAAGCCAAGAACCACATTTCTACACTGCACAGAGGATAAAGACAGCAACGCTTGCAAGAGCAGCCACTAGTTTAATTAAAATTCACTATTCATGGTCTGTGATTTCATTATTCTATGTGTAATGTGAAAATTAGGAAAATCTACATTTATTTACAGTGTGGCCTTCTGTAATTCAATATTTTagggagaaaaatgttttttataaCAGAGTTCACATAGAAAGAGTTAATAAGATTTTAGTGGTTATTTCTACATACAACGATGCATCAGGCTCTCCAACTGTCacgtgatcacagaatcacagtgtgttagggattggaaatgacctctgtcacccttactgagaagaagtttcttctcaaatttaagtggaacctcttgtgttccagtctgaacccattatcccttgtcctactgttggttgtcactgagaagagcctggctccatcctcctgacactcaccctttacatatttataaacattaatgaggtcaaccctcagtctcctccaagctaaagagacccagctccctcagcctttcgtcacacaggagatgctccactccatcatcttcgttgccctgcgcgggactctctccagcagttccctgtccttcttgaactgaggggcccagaactggacaaaatattccagatgtggtcccaccagggcagagtagaggggcaggagaacctctgtgacctactgaccaccccccttctaatccaccccaggtaccattggccttcctggccacaagggcccagtgctggctcatggtcaccctgctgtccaccaggacccccaggtccctttccccaacttatactggaacctggggttgttcctgcccagatccaagactctacacttgcccttgttatatttcactaaatttttcccggtccaactctccagcctgtccaggtctctggatggcagcacagcctctgccgtgtcagccactcctcccagcttggtgtcatcagcaaacttgctgatagtgcactctattccctccccAGCATTATTACAGACCTAAATACAATTTTCTAAAGTATTTGTTTTAACGGTTCAACtcaactgactgaaggaaaaaaaaactcctAGCAACAAGTTTGATTAATATACCTACCCATTCACTATGTCCCAGAAGCTTTTGGGACAAGCATATTGCAGCAGCTGCAACCTCTGAAGGACGATGGTGAACCATGTCATAGTCTGTCAGCGTCAGCTCCATTAGGTATTTTGCTAGTGTATGTTGCTCAGCGTCAGCCTACCAGATTGAGAGTTTGTTAATCCACAAAGTTTCACTTCACTGTATCATAATAACTCAGGATTGGTTTTTGTATTCATTAACCGACAAATCAAAAATAGCCAACAAACTCTTGATTAAGGTCTAGGGACCATACTCTGTAACAAGCACTCATCTCAAAATTGAGACCAGAGCCAAAACCAGACTGGTTTAGCAGTCATTTGGGATGTAAACACAAAGTCAAGCAAGGGATTTTACAGAAAACTCCATTATCAGGCACTGCTGTGCCCAACTAGGGATAGAAGCGCTACCTCCATAATGCAACTAAGGGGAGGGGAAGTGTAAAATGACTTCAGGAGATCCTTATTAAAGCAATCAGCTAACTTCAAGAGTCACCTAGTGGTCTGTTGAGGAAACTGAAGCCCCCTTCAAGCACAGGCAGTTCACTCAAGCGTAACTACCGAGGTGGGAAAAAAAGGGCCAGGTCAAAGAGAAAGCGTGTATTTTGATCCttaaataatataatatttgCATCCGAATACTATGAAAAAGTGCAACACTGCTCCCCTTTTACTAGGAAATAGCCTGATGACCAAAAGATGACTCTAAAAGCAAGGGTTCTGCTCCAGGTATGTTTAGTTTACTCTAACAGTAAAATTACCACCACTAGGACTGAACACAGGCCCCAGTAAATACAAATGTGAACTGCTACTGGCTACCACAGTGATACTGTCATGTTACTCCACGTGGTGGAGCTTCATAGCTGAATACAGGGCGTTTCAAAACGACGGACCAAAAACAGTACAACTGcgcaaaaatttacaaatggtttaatgagttatcaagttttagtaaccttttataaatgctctatgttcaCCTGCTGTACAGactgtaagagtttcattcaggggtggtttgtggttgcagagatacagccatttcaaattgggtccatctttctgaaacaccctgtatttcttgATCCCATGTCTAAGCAGAAAGCAAGTAAGATCATACAATAAAAATGCCAGAAGCATTCCTGGTAACACTTTACACATACACTAAAGGTCTAGATAATGAGAACAAGTACCCACCTCACCAGCTTTTGATGCTCTTCTTAAGAAGTGAATCGGAAGAGGTCGTCCCAAATCGAAGTTTAACCCTTTAAGCATCACAATCTCCATTTCTTTTATTTCATCACTGGTATACGAATTGTCAGTAATGTAAACCAAGTCTGCTACAGTAGGGCAGAACAGCTCTTCATATTTAGAAGCCAGAAGTAGTGCTGTTACACCCACCAGCTGAAGCCTCTTACGAGGTACTGGGTGACTCTGCAATATAGGAATTTAAAAAACAGACCCCAAAATGTCAAACTCCAGATAAACATATTCTAATGAATCAGTTTAAAATACCATTATGACAGTGctcatttttttaacataaatgagATTTTCCACTTCAAGTCAGAAGTGTCTCTATAATGACAAGCTCAAAGAGGACTATGGCCTCAGAGTTAAGATGCTACATTATACAGAGCTTACACAAAGAGCACAGTTTGTAGGTTCTTAGGTTTATAAATAAAGGATAAATCCTAAACTCCTTTAAAAGCATAGTCTTTGAACAAGGCTCCTCATCCAAACACGAGCTGAAAAACATATTCATTACCTGTAAGAAGCGATCCATAACTGCAACACACATATACAGCGTTTCCTGCAAAAGCTGGAATCTTGAGTGGACCTGGACAAGCCAGTCAACTAAAATTGCACGCATACGCCCATTGAGGGTCTTCCCGTCAAGGTAATGTGGGCGGATTGATTGCTGCAACTGTTGGAGAGAGAGTTGTGTGAGCAACAAGCTTAACACTATGCTGCAGAAGCACACACTCAGTATGCCATACCTCAAGATCCTTCAGATACAGGTAGATATCTTTTACATAGTCACTACACAGCTGGGGATTCCCCCCATCCTCAGCATCGATGTCTTCTATGTTGTTGAGCAATACATCAGAGAAGGCTTGGCACAAATCCTCCTCTTGCATAGATACATCCATAGGAACAGGAGACAGAACCTAAGGAACAGATTATAGTGCTTATTTATCTATCTACTGTTTAAGCTGCAATGTTGCTTCATTTCCACATTCTTCCTGTTAGCAATACAATTTCTTAAGATAAAAGTTTAAACTGAGCTTACATTCTAACACAGCAAGTTTTCACCAAGATGCCGTACAGACAAAAATCACATGACCTTCTAGCAATTGCCAGTTAAAGTACAAACTTCATCTAGCTTCAATAGCTACTTCTGCCACTGTTCTGTTAGTCTTTAAGCACAACATGCATTAAACCAAAACCTCAGTACAGAGGCAGGGAAATATATTTCCCTTTATCATCAGAGAAATGAAGTACATCTACACAGAAACTAGTACAAAGTCAGAGCTCTAAGTTACAAAACAAATTAAGAATCAGAACAGTATCATTACTTCCTACCTTTGGAACATCAATTTCTTTGAATGCTCGATTCACAGCCGCTGGAGGTTTAGGCGGTACAGTTACTTTTGTCATTTTACTAGGTCCTTCTGTAGGCTTCAGGGATGCTTTGGAGGGTTCTGTTTTCTGAAGTGAAAACAAATACTATTAGTATGCAGCTCATAATCCTTCTTTTCCTTATAGACAGATTTCAAATGTTGCTTTACCTTAGCTATATGTGTTCCTCTTGTGACAACTTTATTTCCTATTTCTTCCAAAGCAGCCCTTTTGCCGGGAACGTGAGTTTTGGCTTTACTTTTAAGGTCAGTCACAGCATTCTCCATCCCTCTAGTGAGCTGAAACAATAAAATTGCAGGTTAAGAGTCAGAGACCAACTTCATTTTCAGATGCCTAACTCCATTATACACTTCCCACCGCTGTACCAGTGCACCTCTGTGCATGCTATCCATTACTCAACCAGTTTTTGTTTCCTACCCATTCACACTGTTCAGAGGAAGAAGTCTCTGCTGTGTAGGATTTAGACAGTACTGTACTCTCTGAAACTCTGTTGCAAGACAAAAGCAATGCACCCTGTCTCGATATTCCTCACTGACAACTTTCTAACATTAAGACTGCTTACCTGCTACTGAGCTATTTATTGTATTGACACACTTAATAACTATAGCAGTATTCTCATATGCTAGCTTTGGCTCGGATAAagttaatcatcttcatagcagcTAGTATAGGgctgtggtttttatttgtgcAGGAAACAGGgctgataatacagggatgtttaaGTTATGGctaagcagtgcttacacagagccaaggtcttttctgtttctcataccaccccaccagcaagtaggACAGGGGTGCATAAGAAGCTGGGAGAGACCACAGCAGGGACAGATGACcaataccatatgacatcatgctcagctaGGGCAGAAATAAGGAGAAAGgggggacattcagagtgatggtgtttgacTTCCCAAGTAACCACTAGATGAGATGGAGCccactgtcctggagatggctgaacacctgcctgcctatgggaagtggtgaatgaatcccttgatTTGCTTTGCGtgtgtgcatggcttttgttttacctactaagctgtctttatctcaacctataagttttctcacttttattcttctCTGTCCCTCAGCCCACCCGAGAAGGTGAGCAAGCAGCTATGcagtgcttagttgccagctggggttaaaccacaacaatgaaCAcagcaatttcttccttatacagGTACCACCACACAAATAAGAAACTATGTTATGcatacaaaacccaaacaaacagcaaagaaaCCAGCAGGCTTCGAGAGTTTCTCATAGCGTTTAGCTGAAGCTCTGAGACAGTCGCCGCAGAAGGGGTCTCTTGTATTCCGTGCCCACACCTTCCCGTTCAGCggcttttcctccttctcccgCACGCCCTACAGCGCTGTGGGGAGGGGCGGCCCAGGGCAGGCGCGAGCCGAGGGCAGGGCGGGGGCAGCGCCGTGCACGTGCCCGCCAGCCCGGGGGAGCGGGCAGCGCGCGCCCCCTCAGCGCCACTCCCGGGAGGGTCAGTGGggcctcagcctccccgcagcCGCTGCCCGCACCCACCAAAGCACGGGAGGCCCCCTAACACAGACGGCGCTGAGAgccgcccccccaccccacagcggGCACAGCCCGCTCCGGCCCGCGACCCCACTTTCAGCCGCCCGAGAGGAAAAagcggcggggcccggggcggCTCGCCTGCCCGCTCCCTCCCTCGTCCCCTCTCCTTCTCGCCCGCCTTCGCCCCCCATCCTTCTCGCTCGCCCGCTCCCTCCCCCCCTCGCCCTCTCCTCCTCGCCTGCCCGCTCCCTCcctcatcccttctctctcaccccATCGCCTCTTCACCCacccgctccctccctcccttctctcgcCCGCACGACCCTTCCGCCGCACCGACTCCCGTCCCCGCCCCACAAGCAGCACTCACAGCGGCGCGGCGTGTCACCGGGAGCGCCATGGGCACGGGGAGCAGTGGGGGCAGCCACACACACTCACAGCTCTGCTCACAGACCCACTCTCGCCTGAGCAAAACCAGCAACTGCTGCCTCTCGCCGCCGCGATTCCCTTTAAAACCGCTCCCGCTTCCCTATTGGGCAGCTTCGTAGGATGCACGTGCCCGATTGGTCCATCTTCTCAGGCCCATCCCAAGCAGGAAACGGTTAGAACACCTTCCGGCCAGCCACGGCCTGTTAGGGGCGGCGAAGGAGGCGAGGGGGCGGCGGCGCAGGTGCTTCACATCATGTTTAGACGAGCCCAAGGCCACAAAACAAGAGATTTTGCCTTGAGAACGACCGACAGCTGTGCGGCTACCGCAAAAACACGCGATGGCCACGGCCGTCTCAGCTGCTGGGAGGCGGATGAGGCCGGGCCCGGCTCAGGAGGGGCATTTACTGAGCACAACCGCACTCTGCACTGTGGGAAACCGGCAGATGCATgtcacagcttttattttcaaCTTCACACATGACTCGAGGAAGGCATGCTGGCCAGCTAGGAATGAACTACTAACATCTTAATAACTAGTCCTGAGACTCAGGAACTTCAGCTCTACACTGACAGAGAAGTCCAATAACAACTATTCTGCAATCTCCGCTGTTGGGAGCATTAGGTTTACTCACGTATGCacaagttaatatttttaaatccttCCTAAGGGAAGTTTTCCTTGATTCCTAGGTTCTAGATGGTTCTGTTTGTCAACATTTTTAACAGTGGCTAAATGCTGATCCTTCACTGAGAGAATTGTTCCTTACACAGTATCTGTAAGAATACAAGTGTAAACAAATTTTTACAGATCAAGACATGGAAAGGCAAAAcgaggcaaaaggaaaaaaaccttacATAAAACAGATTTAATGATACCAGTCTAACATTTTATTTATTGCATACAAAAGGATTTCTTTTGACAATGGAATTTTATATGAAAAGTAATTTGATGCATACTGTTGAGAATCTTTAAAGTCAAAGATGCTGCAGAAAACTTAAGGCAATGCATCTAAGCATATAAAGCACAGTAAGTGGTGGAAATTTTCATAATCAAAAGCctattctttttccttcccttaaatatTATTCTTAAGTCACAACTTTCTGGAATAGAAGTAGGTTGCAGCTTTATTAGCCCCTGCAATAGTAAGATCAGAACACTGTGATTCCTGGCAAATACCTAAGTGTTCAACATCACATTACAATGTTATGCACACATTTATAAGCAAGACAATATCAGTAGCAGTTATAAAACAAGTCAATTCATGGACCACTAAAATACCTCTAGTACCAGGCACCCAAATCAGGtgcataaaatatttcattaaacaaacaaacaaaaaaaatcccccaaacctgTGCTTCTTTGTCCTGTGAGGAAGCTAAAGTAGATTCTATCACATACCCAGGGTCTCAATTATAACAGAggccctgttgtgttttttttttttttgtcctgtgtcTCTCAAGTACCTTCTCGGAAACTTTTAAAAGTGAGTATCAGACTTCAAGCATCAGCGGTCAACTAACTTCCCTCCTTTTCAACAGTCACTGAAGAATAGAACATGTGTGTCCAGTCCTTCcagttatttttattcatttttaccaATGCAGCTTTAACTTCATACTCACTTTCAGTTTCCTACAGCCATAATGTTCAAGAAGCTTTAGCATAAAACCATGTCAGGTTTTGAAGCAGTCAAATCACATGTTGCTTCTCTCCCTTATCGCCCATCGTACAAGCATAAAGTGGTTTTAAGTTCAGTTTTAGCTATGCAGTTAAGCTTGAAAATGTCAGTTTACCGCACATTCTGGAATAACATTTATCTCCACTTAAAGCCTCAGTGCCAGAGGTGGTGGTTGTTGCCAGCAATAGACACTGCACTACCAAATGCTactcctgattaaaaaaaaaggaagcagctTTAACCAGACAAAAACAGGCATCAAATTAGGTAAGGTAATATTTATAAATGGATCACTTTTTTTAGTGTAAACACAACAGTTCATCTTCTAGGTTTACTGTAAACCATTTTACACTTAATCTGCTTATGAAAGACAAATACAAGAGAAACTGAAGGTATTTATTATTCAATCCACTTACAAAGCAGGTGGCTTAATGCAAGCTTATTGACATGTGCATATATGATCCCCGAGGAACATCTTTTCCAAAGTGACAGTAATACTGTCTCAAATGTTTTTGCACACTTGCATTTTGCAATGTTGAGCACATTTAAATAAACTATAATCTATCATATGCGAAAGAATGTTGATGAGCAATTTGAATCCTGATGTGGACTAAAACTTCCTCCAAAGGCGAAATGTTAGTACATTATAACTTAATTCTATATACTATATTATGCAGCAAATCTTAActatagaaaatatttcaatCAGTG comes from the Patagioenas fasciata isolate bPatFas1 chromosome 12, bPatFas1.hap1, whole genome shotgun sequence genome and includes:
- the CCNB2 gene encoding G2/mitotic-specific cyclin-B2, yielding MALPVTRRAALTRGMENAVTDLKSKAKTHVPGKRAALEEIGNKVVTRGTHIAKKTEPSKASLKPTEGPSKMTKVTVPPKPPAAVNRAFKEIDVPKVLSPVPMDVSMQEEDLCQAFSDVLLNNIEDIDAEDGGNPQLCSDYVKDIYLYLKDLELQQSIRPHYLDGKTLNGRMRAILVDWLVQVHSRFQLLQETLYMCVAVMDRFLQSHPVPRKRLQLVGVTALLLASKYEELFCPTVADLVYITDNSYTSDEIKEMEIVMLKGLNFDLGRPLPIHFLRRASKAGEADAEQHTLAKYLMELTLTDYDMVHHRPSEVAAAAICLSQKLLGHSEWGTKQQYYTGYTEDSLVMTMKHMAKNVVKVNEKLTKYTAIKNKYASSKLLRISTIPQLRGGIIKDLASSLLS